Proteins encoded by one window of Haliotis asinina isolate JCU_RB_2024 chromosome 6, JCU_Hal_asi_v2, whole genome shotgun sequence:
- the LOC137286818 gene encoding carbohydrate sulfotransferase 15-like gives MKPCNFTSYTRGFPAQLIEENVTSTNFHNKITGDGTPVDFYNFLRWKMIPQNAGLKEPVVLKPHLMKHMYKDPKFIIILRNPTERLYSDYIFLNRGDSPQSFHKDVLRAVQIEEGCMRNNSVRRCLYSLDVSRQLPTRIFIGYYSVFMKEWLNVFSREHFLVIRTEDYNNDMEGSLREVYDFLKLNYTDDFLSKIARIPHMHVTEKKKKAGPMLEETRLLLNNLYRPYLNELADILQHRKFLWLT, from the exons ATGAAGCCATGTAACTTCACCAGCTATACTCGAGGATTTCCTGCACAACTGATTGAAGAGAATGTCACCTCTACCAACTTTCATAATAAGATAACAG GGGACGGGACACCGGTAGATTTCTATAATTTCCTGAGATGGAAGATGATCCCCCAAAATGCAGGTCTCAAAGAACCCGTGGTTCTTAAACCACACCTCATGAAGCACATGTATAAAGATCCCAAGTTCATTATAATTTTGAGGAATCCCACTGAAAG ATTGTACTCGGATTACATATTCCTAAACCGTGGCGATTcgcctcagtcatttcataagGATGTGCTACGGGCTGTTCAGATCGAAGAAGGTTGTATGAGGAACAACTCAGTACGGCGATGTCTGTACAGCTTGGATGTTTCTAGACAACTTCCG ACCCGCATCTTCATCGGATATTACTCAGTGTTCATGAAGGAATGGCTGAACGTTTTCAGTAGGGAACATTTCCTTGTCATAAGGACTGAAGACTACAACAACGACATGGAGGGTTCACTGCGAGAAGTATATGACTTTCTAAAACTGA atTACACTGACGATTTCCTTAGCAAGATCGCCCGCATACCGCACATGCACGTCActgagaagaagaagaaagctGGACCAATGCTTGAAGAAACACGTCTATTGTTGAACAATTTGTACCGACCATACCTCAATGAGTTAGCCGATATACTCCAACACAGAAAGTTCCTGTGGTTGACATGA